The Burkholderia pyrrocinia genome includes a region encoding these proteins:
- a CDS encoding sensor histidine kinase: protein MMATPRFPPAPPDNDDPDTSHLFMSSLPPGRRERRLALATVIVSAVIFAALAPFAGMPLAPGWAFIPVYQSAIVVNDMVTAGLLLGQYAILREKSLLVLAGGYLFTGFMAGTHMLTFPGLFTPTGLLGAGDQTTAWLYLFWHGGFPLAVAAYALLRAASRARPIPAPQRRAAIPVVLCIAAAVGATVALALLATAGHDLLPRIMNGNRMAATMTNAITVVWGLNLVALMLMWRQRRRHSVLDLWVMTVLVAWLFDIALSSMLNHGRFDLGFYAGRAYGLVASGVVLFAMLFENGRLHAQTVRALAGARYQHLLVAQKSAQLNDANERLEQRVAARTAQLSASNRDLRREVEERVRAERALQASREELREIAAISATAREAEQRRIARELHDELAQTLATLKNDLEWLIDQVPQDDALLARKIAAMHMLARGAVAATRRIASDLRPLMLDDLGFAAAMQWLVEDFRHRHGIACALHVEPPELQLDEPYATAVFRIAQEALANIARHAAASHANVELLYGYDAIALTIRDDGAGFDPGVPRKSSSFGLVGLRERAYLVGGTLRIETTLGEGTTVEVDIPLPHAPVAVAHGGDGVSRADG from the coding sequence ATGATGGCCACCCCCCGCTTCCCGCCCGCTCCCCCGGACAACGACGATCCGGACACGTCGCACCTGTTCATGTCGTCGCTGCCGCCGGGCCGGCGCGAGCGGCGGCTCGCGCTCGCGACCGTGATCGTGTCGGCCGTGATCTTCGCCGCGCTCGCGCCGTTCGCGGGCATGCCGCTCGCGCCGGGCTGGGCGTTCATCCCCGTGTACCAGTCGGCAATCGTCGTCAACGACATGGTGACGGCCGGCCTCCTGCTCGGCCAGTACGCGATCCTGCGCGAGAAATCGCTGCTCGTGCTCGCGGGCGGCTACCTGTTCACGGGCTTCATGGCCGGCACGCACATGCTGACCTTTCCCGGGCTCTTCACGCCGACGGGCCTGCTCGGCGCCGGCGACCAGACCACCGCGTGGCTGTACCTGTTCTGGCACGGCGGCTTTCCGCTGGCGGTCGCCGCCTACGCGCTGCTGCGCGCGGCGTCGCGCGCGCGCCCGATCCCGGCGCCCCAGCGCCGCGCGGCGATTCCGGTGGTGCTCTGCATCGCCGCCGCGGTCGGCGCGACGGTCGCGCTCGCGCTGCTCGCGACCGCCGGCCACGACCTGCTGCCGCGCATCATGAACGGCAACCGGATGGCCGCGACCATGACGAACGCGATCACGGTCGTCTGGGGGCTGAACCTGGTCGCGCTGATGCTGATGTGGCGGCAGCGGCGCCGCCATTCCGTGCTCGACCTGTGGGTGATGACCGTGCTCGTCGCCTGGCTGTTCGACATCGCGCTGTCGTCGATGCTGAATCACGGGCGCTTCGATCTCGGCTTCTACGCGGGACGCGCGTACGGCCTCGTCGCATCCGGCGTCGTGCTGTTCGCGATGCTGTTCGAGAACGGCCGGCTGCATGCGCAGACGGTGCGCGCGCTGGCTGGCGCGCGCTACCAGCATCTGCTCGTCGCGCAGAAGAGCGCGCAGCTCAACGATGCGAACGAACGGCTCGAACAGCGCGTCGCCGCGCGCACCGCGCAACTGAGCGCGTCGAACCGCGACTTGCGGCGCGAAGTCGAGGAGCGCGTGCGCGCGGAGCGTGCGCTGCAGGCCTCGCGCGAGGAACTGCGCGAGATTGCCGCGATCAGCGCGACCGCGCGCGAGGCCGAACAGCGCCGCATCGCGCGCGAACTGCACGACGAACTCGCGCAGACGCTTGCGACGCTGAAGAACGATCTCGAATGGCTGATCGACCAGGTGCCGCAGGACGATGCGCTGCTTGCGCGCAAGATCGCGGCAATGCACATGCTGGCGCGCGGCGCGGTGGCCGCGACGCGCCGCATCGCGTCGGACCTGCGCCCGCTGATGCTCGACGATCTCGGTTTCGCCGCGGCGATGCAATGGCTCGTGGAGGATTTCCGGCACCGTCACGGCATTGCGTGCGCGCTGCACGTCGAGCCGCCGGAGCTGCAGCTCGACGAACCGTATGCGACGGCCGTGTTCCGCATCGCGCAGGAAGCGCTCGCGAACATCGCGCGGCACGCGGCCGCGTCGCATGCGAACGTCGAACTCTTGTACGGCTACGATGCGATCGCGCTGACGATTCGCGACGACGGCGCGGGATTCGATCCTGGTGTGCCGCGCAAGTCGAGCTCGTTCGGGCTGGTCGGTTTGCGCGAGCGCGCGTATCTCGTCGGCGGCACGCTGCGGATCGAGACGACGCTCGGCGAGGGCACGACGGTCGAGGTGGACATTCCGCTGCCGCACGCGCCGGTCGCGGTCGCGCATGGCGGGGACGGGGTTTCGCGAGCGGACGGGTAA
- a CDS encoding MFS transporter, with amino-acid sequence MTATETLDPASAEEQRIMSKMARRLLPILVVMFLIAFIDRQNVGFAKLQMVHSLGMTEAAFGLASSLFFIGYLLFEVPSTLALHRFGARVWLARIMLTWGLITVLMGFTTSMPAFCSLRFLLGIAEAGFYPGVIYYLTLWFPQSYRAKVLGIFTLGSALANMLGSLVGGVLLGLNGVWGLAGWQWVFIATGIPAVIVAIVVFRVLPASFRDAPFLDEREKQIVAAALEREKPAQAEHGQPWKALLDPRVMLFAATYMLMSTSLYGVTYWLPTLVKSFGVSSSTNGFLSMLPWALAVLLLVWLPSKLRRAKSILRTIAIVAALGALGFLLSLVLPSTPLRFIALVLGGACIPLLYPCFWSMPPRYFTGARAAASVAAINSIGNLGGFFSQNLMPFAGKVTGTAFGPMIVPIVCLALLGIGALVAWTRSERGMVAARV; translated from the coding sequence GTGACTGCTACCGAAACCCTGGACCCCGCGTCCGCCGAAGAGCAGCGCATCATGTCGAAGATGGCGCGGCGCCTGCTGCCCATCCTCGTCGTGATGTTCCTGATCGCGTTCATCGACCGGCAGAACGTCGGCTTCGCGAAACTGCAGATGGTGCACAGCCTCGGGATGACGGAGGCCGCGTTCGGGCTCGCGTCGTCGCTGTTCTTCATCGGCTACCTGCTGTTCGAGGTGCCGAGCACGCTTGCGCTGCATCGCTTCGGCGCGCGCGTGTGGCTCGCGCGGATCATGCTGACGTGGGGCCTCATCACCGTGCTGATGGGCTTCACGACGTCGATGCCCGCGTTCTGCTCGCTGCGCTTCCTGCTCGGCATCGCCGAGGCCGGCTTCTATCCGGGCGTGATCTATTACCTGACGCTGTGGTTTCCGCAGAGCTATCGCGCGAAGGTGCTCGGCATCTTCACGCTCGGCAGCGCGCTCGCGAACATGCTCGGCTCGCTGGTCGGCGGCGTGCTGCTGGGCCTGAACGGCGTGTGGGGGCTCGCGGGCTGGCAATGGGTATTCATCGCGACGGGCATCCCGGCGGTGATCGTCGCGATCGTCGTGTTCCGCGTACTGCCCGCGTCGTTCCGCGACGCACCGTTCCTCGACGAGCGCGAGAAGCAGATCGTCGCGGCCGCGCTCGAACGCGAGAAGCCCGCGCAGGCCGAGCACGGACAGCCGTGGAAGGCGCTGCTCGATCCGCGCGTGATGCTGTTCGCGGCGACCTACATGCTGATGTCGACGTCGCTGTACGGCGTCACGTACTGGCTGCCGACGCTCGTGAAATCGTTCGGCGTGTCGAGCAGCACGAACGGCTTCCTGAGCATGCTGCCGTGGGCGCTCGCGGTGCTGCTGCTGGTGTGGCTGCCGTCGAAGCTGCGCCGCGCGAAGAGCATCCTGCGCACGATCGCGATCGTCGCGGCGCTCGGCGCGCTCGGCTTCCTGCTGAGCCTCGTGCTGCCGTCGACGCCGCTGCGCTTCATCGCACTCGTGCTCGGCGGCGCGTGCATCCCGCTGCTGTATCCGTGCTTCTGGTCGATGCCGCCGCGCTACTTCACGGGCGCGCGGGCGGCGGCGAGCGTCGCGGCGATCAACTCGATCGGCAACCTCGGCGGCTTCTTCAGCCAGAACCTGATGCCGTTCGCGGGCAAGGTGACGGGCACCGCGTTCGGGCCGATGATCGTGCCGATCGTGTGCCTCGCGCTGCTCGGGATCGGCGCGCTGGTCGCGTGGACGCGGTCGGAGCGGGGGATGGTGGCGGCGCGGGTGTGA
- a CDS encoding ABC transporter substrate-binding protein, which produces MTTSPRRRALIAAGLGVLAAPSLVRAKPRTVRISKGYGVLYLPLLVMEKQRLFERHAARHGVRDVAVDWVLLDGGNSVNDAMMAGTLDFAGAGAPGFIELWARARGIPNVEVIGISGLSTTSLSLNANRPGLKSLRDFTPSDRIAVPGIRTSLSAVVLQMVASRQLGPAHFAQLDSITVNLPHPQAMQALIRRENGVTAHFTSPPFSTLELRQPGIHRVVSSVDVLGPMTLDVVFAPKRLVDAEPALASAFLGALDEANRLIVQDPRAAATLYAASSGVGVSHDDVLRMLAAPDTRFSVQPNQLMDYVEFLYLAGTIKAKPRTWHEMFAPMLDDYRSG; this is translated from the coding sequence ATGACGACGTCGCCGCGCCGCCGCGCATTGATCGCCGCCGGGCTCGGCGTGCTCGCCGCGCCGTCGCTCGTGCGCGCGAAGCCGCGCACGGTCCGGATCTCGAAAGGCTATGGCGTGCTGTACCTGCCGCTGCTCGTGATGGAGAAGCAGCGGCTGTTCGAACGGCACGCGGCGCGGCATGGCGTGCGCGACGTCGCGGTCGACTGGGTGCTGCTCGACGGCGGCAATTCCGTCAACGACGCGATGATGGCCGGCACGCTCGATTTCGCGGGCGCCGGCGCACCGGGCTTCATCGAGCTGTGGGCGCGGGCGCGCGGCATTCCGAATGTCGAGGTGATCGGCATCAGCGGGCTGTCGACCACGTCGCTGTCGCTGAACGCGAACCGTCCGGGCCTCAAGTCGCTGCGCGACTTCACGCCGTCCGACCGGATCGCGGTGCCGGGCATCCGCACGTCGCTGTCGGCGGTCGTGCTGCAGATGGTCGCAAGCCGGCAGCTCGGCCCCGCGCATTTCGCGCAGCTCGATTCGATCACCGTGAACCTGCCGCATCCGCAGGCGATGCAGGCGCTGATCCGCCGCGAGAACGGCGTCACCGCGCACTTCACGTCGCCGCCGTTCTCGACGCTCGAGTTGCGGCAGCCGGGCATCCACCGCGTCGTGAGCTCGGTCGACGTGCTCGGCCCGATGACGCTCGACGTCGTGTTCGCGCCGAAGCGGCTCGTCGATGCGGAGCCCGCGCTGGCATCGGCCTTTCTCGGCGCGCTCGACGAAGCGAATCGCCTGATCGTGCAGGATCCGCGCGCGGCGGCCACGCTCTATGCGGCGTCGTCGGGCGTCGGCGTGTCGCACGACGACGTGCTGCGGATGCTCGCCGCGCCGGACACGCGCTTCTCGGTGCAGCCGAACCAGTTGATGGACTACGTCGAATTCCTGTACCTGGCCGGCACGATCAAGGCGAAGCCGCGCACATGGCACGAGATGTTCGCGCCGATGCTCGACGACTACCGGTCGGGCTGA
- a CDS encoding response regulator transcription factor — protein sequence MRILVVEDDAEIGAAIRSRLARLGHAVDLETDGATANGLLRVERFDLVVLDANLPGMDGFAVLRNLRASGSTTPVLLVTARSAIDDRVSGLGFGADDYLVKPFDYRELDARVQALLRRNSGHANDVLTLGGLVIDRSSRLAELDGQPLSLSRQEFALLEILASRPQRIFSKEELLNQLFSFGNEPTANAVEQYVTRVRRKLQGSSVEIRTARGMGYQIAAQ from the coding sequence ATGCGCATTCTCGTCGTGGAGGACGATGCCGAAATCGGCGCGGCGATCCGCAGCCGCCTGGCGCGGCTCGGCCACGCCGTCGATCTCGAAACCGACGGCGCGACCGCGAACGGGCTGTTGCGCGTCGAGCGTTTCGACCTCGTCGTGCTCGACGCGAACCTGCCCGGCATGGACGGCTTCGCGGTGCTGCGCAACCTGCGCGCGTCCGGCAGCACGACGCCCGTGCTGCTCGTCACCGCGCGCTCAGCGATCGACGACCGCGTGAGCGGCCTCGGCTTCGGCGCCGACGACTACCTCGTGAAGCCGTTCGACTATCGCGAGCTCGACGCGCGCGTGCAGGCGCTCCTGCGCCGCAACAGCGGCCACGCGAACGACGTGCTGACGCTCGGCGGCCTCGTGATCGACCGCAGCAGCCGCCTCGCCGAACTCGACGGCCAGCCGCTGTCGCTGTCGCGCCAGGAATTCGCGCTGCTCGAAATCCTCGCGAGCCGCCCGCAGCGCATCTTCTCGAAGGAAGAACTGCTGAACCAGCTGTTCAGCTTCGGCAACGAGCCGACCGCGAACGCGGTCGAGCAGTACGTGACGCGCGTGCGCAGGAAGCTTCAGGGCAGCTCGGTCGAGATCCGCACCGCGCGCGGGATGGGGTATCAGATTGCCGCGCAATAA
- a CDS encoding sensor histidine kinase: MPRNNWFPKTLFGRTLLFIALVVASGALALAAIARYYAGVAAERAYDQLLAGASIQVAENLYVQGGVLALNPPVAALSTLSRYDLVYYKVVDSRGIVVAGYNDLASPATLAAAKQGPAFANAVYQGHRIRTATIARYMPEESTPGWALVTVAQTTHARQQLTNDMSIKVWTLILLMSVLAIGASGLAIRRGLRPLAQIGTLIAARDPADLRPVAVDTPSEIDAIIGSINGLIHRLAERINAMQRFIADAAHQMRTPLARLDAQIELLDGESDPARHAARLDALRATCSDVGRLTGQLLNHAMVIHRTEAVPLQPVELVALAKDVLGRTIPLAGERDVAVAFASDAPHAWIDGDAISLQEALSNVLHNALLHGHADDIVVSVATTGHAGDAGNVVTLTVTDNGRGIPREHWNAALQPFVRIAPDGSERRTGSGLGLAIVQEVMKAHGGRIGFAFPDAGGFAVVLTFPRANGNSVSKHGDTR, from the coding sequence TTGCCGCGCAATAACTGGTTTCCGAAGACGCTGTTCGGGCGCACGCTGCTGTTCATCGCGCTCGTCGTCGCGTCGGGTGCGCTGGCGCTGGCCGCGATCGCGCGCTACTACGCGGGCGTCGCCGCCGAACGCGCGTACGACCAGTTGCTTGCCGGCGCATCGATCCAGGTCGCGGAGAACCTGTACGTGCAGGGCGGCGTGCTCGCGCTGAATCCGCCGGTGGCCGCGCTGTCGACGCTGTCGCGCTACGACCTCGTCTACTACAAGGTCGTCGATTCGCGCGGCATCGTCGTGGCCGGCTACAACGACCTCGCGAGCCCCGCGACGCTCGCCGCCGCGAAGCAGGGCCCCGCGTTCGCGAACGCCGTCTACCAGGGGCACCGGATCCGCACCGCGACCATCGCGCGCTACATGCCCGAGGAAAGCACGCCGGGCTGGGCGCTCGTGACCGTTGCGCAAACCACCCACGCGCGCCAGCAGCTCACGAACGACATGAGCATCAAGGTATGGACGCTGATCCTGCTGATGAGCGTGCTCGCGATCGGCGCGAGCGGCCTCGCGATCCGGCGCGGCCTGCGCCCGCTCGCGCAGATCGGCACGCTCATCGCCGCGCGCGACCCGGCCGACCTGCGGCCCGTGGCCGTCGACACGCCGAGCGAAATCGACGCGATCATCGGTTCGATCAACGGGCTGATACACCGCCTTGCCGAGCGGATCAACGCGATGCAGCGCTTCATCGCCGACGCCGCGCACCAGATGCGCACGCCGCTCGCCCGGCTCGACGCGCAGATCGAATTGCTCGACGGCGAGTCCGATCCCGCGCGTCACGCGGCGCGGCTCGACGCGCTGCGCGCAACCTGCTCGGACGTCGGCCGGCTCACCGGCCAGTTGCTCAATCACGCGATGGTGATCCATCGCACCGAGGCCGTGCCGCTGCAACCCGTCGAACTCGTTGCGCTCGCGAAGGACGTGCTCGGCCGCACGATTCCGCTCGCGGGCGAGCGCGATGTCGCCGTCGCGTTCGCGAGCGACGCGCCGCATGCATGGATCGACGGCGACGCGATCAGCCTGCAGGAAGCGCTGTCGAACGTGCTGCACAACGCGCTGCTGCACGGTCATGCGGACGACATCGTCGTATCGGTCGCGACCACGGGCCACGCCGGCGACGCCGGCAACGTGGTGACGCTGACCGTCACCGACAACGGCCGGGGGATTCCGCGCGAGCATTGGAACGCCGCGCTGCAACCGTTCGTGCGGATCGCGCCGGACGGCAGCGAGCGGCGCACGGGGTCGGGCCTCGGGCTCGCGATCGTGCAGGAAGTGATGAAGGCGCACGGCGGGCGCATCGGGTTCGCGTTTCCCGATGCGGGCGGGTTCGCGGTGGTGCTGACGTTTCCGCGGGCCAATGGGAACAGCGTTTCGAAACACGGCGATACGCGCTGA
- a CDS encoding NmrA family NAD(P)-binding protein, whose amino-acid sequence MSHTILVTGSTGTIGRELVAQLKAAGADVIASSNSGRAVDGVETRRADLADAAGLAGAFQGVDTLFLLLPLQADMVTLAGNAVAAAKAAGVRHIVRSSGAGADPDSPFAIGRVQGEIDRLVAQSGIAYTITRPNCFMQNFVTFYADMIRAGALYLPQGDGRASFVDVRDIAAVDAAILLHPADHSGRTYDLTGDAALSNTDVAARIGAVLGRRVEYVAVADDAAIASMRDAGVDAWSIDTLMSLNRMIAAGAAAAVSTDVRTLLGRAPIPFEQFAADHVGRWR is encoded by the coding sequence ATGTCCCACACCATTCTCGTGACCGGCTCGACCGGAACGATCGGGCGCGAACTCGTCGCGCAATTGAAGGCGGCCGGCGCGGACGTGATCGCCAGCTCGAACAGCGGCAGGGCGGTCGACGGCGTCGAAACGCGCCGCGCGGATCTCGCCGATGCCGCCGGCCTCGCCGGCGCGTTCCAGGGCGTCGACACGCTGTTCCTGCTGCTGCCGTTGCAGGCCGACATGGTCACGCTGGCCGGCAATGCGGTCGCCGCGGCGAAGGCGGCCGGGGTCCGGCACATTGTCCGCTCGTCGGGTGCGGGCGCCGATCCGGATTCGCCGTTCGCGATCGGGCGCGTGCAGGGCGAGATCGACCGGCTCGTCGCTCAGTCGGGGATCGCGTACACGATCACCCGGCCGAACTGCTTCATGCAGAACTTCGTGACGTTCTATGCGGACATGATCCGCGCGGGCGCGCTGTACCTGCCGCAGGGCGACGGCAGGGCGTCGTTCGTCGACGTGCGCGACATCGCCGCCGTCGATGCGGCGATCCTGCTGCATCCGGCCGATCATTCCGGCCGCACCTATGACCTGACCGGCGATGCGGCACTGTCGAACACCGATGTCGCGGCGCGTATCGGCGCGGTGCTCGGGCGTCGCGTCGAGTACGTGGCGGTGGCGGACGACGCGGCGATTGCGTCGATGCGCGACGCGGGCGTCGACGCGTGGTCGATCGATACGCTGATGAGCCTGAACCGGATGATCGCGGCCGGCGCTGCGGCGGCCGTCAGCACCGACGTGCGGACGCTGCTGGGGCGGGCGCCGATTCCGTTCGAGCAGTTCGCTGCGGATCATGTCGGACGCTGGCGCTGA
- a CDS encoding LysR family transcriptional regulator, whose protein sequence is MNDLRVLESFLRTVEAGSFSAAAGRLGVTPAAVSKHVARLERSLGTRLFRRTTRSLTLTEAGERLYAETSAAARALSQAMATLTERDARPAGTLRVSVAPGFGRQYVLPLMPAFLERYPDLRLDWSFENRHVDLVKEGFDAAIGSGVEDDANVVARELVPIRLLTVASPAYLARHGAPATLADLAHHDCIRLRSATTGRVRDWAFTVDGETVTVPIDGRVVLTDLDAICDAAAAGLGLARLGVHHVLPYLDDGRLVRVLTPFPATAGTIHVYYAHARLTPPKVRAFIEFLTTSFARSDWRARVDAFD, encoded by the coding sequence ATGAACGATCTGCGTGTGCTGGAAAGCTTTCTGAGGACCGTCGAGGCGGGCAGCTTCTCGGCGGCAGCCGGCCGGCTGGGCGTGACGCCGGCCGCCGTCAGCAAGCATGTCGCCCGGCTGGAACGCAGTCTCGGCACGCGGCTGTTCCGCCGCACGACGCGCAGTCTCACGCTGACGGAAGCCGGCGAGCGCCTGTACGCGGAAACGTCGGCGGCGGCCCGCGCGCTGAGCCAGGCGATGGCGACGCTGACCGAGCGCGATGCGCGCCCCGCCGGCACGCTGCGGGTGAGCGTCGCGCCCGGGTTCGGGCGCCAGTACGTGCTGCCGCTGATGCCGGCGTTTCTCGAACGCTATCCCGACCTCCGGCTCGACTGGAGCTTCGAGAACCGCCACGTCGATCTCGTGAAGGAAGGCTTCGACGCGGCGATCGGCTCCGGCGTCGAGGACGACGCGAACGTCGTCGCACGCGAACTGGTGCCGATCAGGCTGCTGACCGTCGCGTCCCCCGCGTATCTGGCCAGGCACGGCGCACCGGCGACGCTGGCTGATCTGGCGCACCACGATTGCATCCGGCTGCGCTCCGCGACGACGGGCCGCGTGCGCGACTGGGCGTTCACGGTGGACGGCGAAACGGTGACGGTGCCGATCGACGGGCGCGTCGTGCTGACCGACCTGGACGCGATCTGCGATGCGGCCGCGGCCGGCTTGGGGCTCGCGCGGCTCGGCGTGCATCACGTGCTGCCATATCTCGACGACGGCCGGCTCGTCAGGGTGCTCACGCCATTTCCGGCGACGGCCGGCACGATCCACGTGTACTACGCGCACGCACGCCTGACGCCGCCGAAGGTTCGCGCGTTCATCGAGTTCCTGACGACGTCGTTCGCACGAAGCGACTGGCGTGCGCGCGTCGACGCATTCGATTGA
- a CDS encoding ABC transporter ATP-binding protein, which translates to MSALSSGPDTTMTDALLKLEHLDTFYGPVQVHFDVNFEVGRGQIVSLLGGNASGKSTTMKLILGLMRPRRGVVRFDGDDVTALATPQRVRRGIAAVPEARRLFGDMSVRENLLMGAYTRGDRTAVAEDYERVLDLFPRVRERLAQRAGTLSGGEQQMLAMARALMARPKLICMDEPTMGLSPLYVDKVLELIDAINRQGVTVFMVEQNASLALEIAHYGYVLQTGRVVLEGPAKALLDDERVRDAYLGGEAVAA; encoded by the coding sequence ATGAGCGCGCTTTCTTCCGGACCCGATACGACCATGACCGATGCGCTGCTGAAACTGGAACACCTCGACACGTTCTACGGGCCGGTACAGGTGCATTTCGACGTGAACTTCGAAGTCGGTCGAGGGCAGATTGTCAGCCTGCTCGGCGGCAACGCGAGCGGCAAGTCGACGACGATGAAGCTGATTCTCGGGCTGATGCGGCCGCGTCGCGGCGTCGTGCGTTTCGACGGCGACGACGTGACGGCGCTCGCGACGCCGCAGCGCGTGCGGCGCGGGATCGCGGCCGTGCCCGAGGCGCGGCGGCTGTTCGGCGACATGAGCGTGCGCGAGAACCTGCTGATGGGCGCATACACGCGCGGCGACCGCACGGCGGTGGCTGAAGACTACGAACGCGTGCTCGACCTGTTTCCGCGTGTGCGCGAGCGACTCGCGCAGCGCGCGGGCACGCTGTCGGGCGGCGAGCAGCAGATGCTCGCGATGGCGCGGGCGCTGATGGCGCGGCCGAAACTGATCTGCATGGACGAGCCGACGATGGGGCTGTCGCCGCTCTACGTCGACAAGGTGCTCGAACTGATCGACGCGATCAACCGGCAGGGCGTGACGGTCTTCATGGTCGAGCAGAACGCGAGCCTCGCGCTGGAGATCGCGCATTACGGCTACGTGCTGCAGACGGGGCGCGTCGTGCTCGAAGGGCCCGCGAAAGCACTGCTCGACGACGAGCGCGTGCGCGATGCGTATCTGGGCGGGGAGGCGGTGGCGGCGTAG